One part of the Rhizobium rhizogenes genome encodes these proteins:
- a CDS encoding MFS transporter gives MLQQNPVATKPSPAAVFVAVGGLYVGQSVIGGLTFLGLPAVLRTAGLPLDQIGLLYLTVLPWALKFLWSPHVERYRLPPVGRNRSRVIVGAGIITCACGLALLAFTGPSPVSVAIAILSVIALVTATVDIACDGYAVETLAAEHHGWGNAAQVGGSYLGSAIGAGLFLVLVERAGWMSATLVMAGLVILLALPFLFGPAARTVAQTRNHLPSIGNALRRREVHTGLLVAAVYVAAQKWGLAMLGPFLVDYGFDLATIGALNGVGSMIIGFAGALLGGTLVRLYGASRVLLVAIFVQTALLCVFAYFSVHRDVSQWVVMAVAVASSSGIMSIGFVALYACFMGWSDPRQAGVDFTLFQCMDGIVSMAGGLGAGAIAEKFGYQASFALAAIVSLLAAPVIFLLMRRQHA, from the coding sequence ATGCTGCAGCAGAACCCCGTCGCAACAAAGCCCTCGCCGGCCGCCGTCTTCGTGGCGGTCGGCGGGCTTTATGTCGGCCAGAGCGTGATTGGCGGGCTGACCTTTCTCGGCCTGCCCGCCGTGCTCAGAACCGCCGGCCTGCCGCTGGACCAGATCGGCCTGCTCTATCTCACCGTTCTGCCCTGGGCGCTGAAATTCCTGTGGTCGCCGCATGTGGAGCGTTACCGGCTGCCGCCGGTCGGCAGGAACCGCTCGCGGGTGATCGTCGGCGCCGGCATCATCACCTGCGCCTGCGGCCTCGCGCTGCTCGCCTTCACCGGCCCTTCGCCGGTTTCCGTTGCCATCGCCATCCTGTCGGTGATCGCGCTGGTGACGGCGACCGTCGACATCGCCTGCGACGGTTATGCAGTCGAAACGCTGGCGGCCGAACATCACGGCTGGGGCAATGCCGCGCAGGTGGGCGGCTCCTATCTCGGGTCGGCTATCGGCGCGGGCCTGTTTCTGGTGCTGGTGGAACGCGCCGGCTGGATGAGCGCCACGCTGGTCATGGCCGGACTGGTCATCCTGCTTGCCCTGCCCTTCCTGTTCGGCCCGGCGGCAAGAACGGTGGCGCAGACCCGGAATCACCTGCCCTCCATCGGAAATGCCCTGCGGCGGCGTGAGGTGCACACCGGCCTCCTGGTTGCGGCCGTTTATGTCGCCGCGCAGAAATGGGGGCTGGCCATGCTCGGCCCGTTTCTGGTCGATTACGGCTTTGATCTCGCCACCATCGGCGCGCTGAACGGTGTCGGCAGCATGATCATCGGTTTTGCCGGTGCACTGCTCGGCGGCACGCTGGTCAGGCTTTACGGCGCGTCGCGGGTTCTGCTCGTCGCCATCTTCGTGCAGACGGCGCTGCTTTGCGTCTTCGCTTATTTCAGCGTCCACCGCGATGTCTCGCAATGGGTGGTCATGGCGGTGGCGGTGGCAAGCTCGTCGGGCATCATGTCCATCGGCTTCGTCGCACTTTATGCCTGTTTCATGGGCTGGTCCGATCCACGGCAGGCCGGGGTCGATTTTACCCTGTTCCAGTGCATGGATGGCATCGTCAGCATGGCCGGCGGTCTGGGGGCCGGCGCTATCGCCGAAAAATTCGGCTATCAGGCCTCCTTCGCACTGGCCGCCATCGTCTCCCTGCTCGCCGCACCCGTCATCTTTCTGCTGATGCGGCGGCAGCACGCCTGA
- a CDS encoding phosphatase PAP2 family protein — MAKLKMSSFPSARPTLLASVALLVLVPSAQAFDRTGPAGQGYAITVPEPAATYPLPLADNYRNQTGKNEKGEDVRAYDDRDNPIIEILSGFNRIWTLGDEKWADGGANGDGPSDFSHVKIVDPAVWQENMRYVLSVTGENRTRAAAFEAYMNDRRSQGYSVIDGMGPLADWYREGAGATTTINHTLSDFDPNEVITRKEDDKGTEAGAADSELKDFVAFMKVIRGPEGTTSPAKYFYSTPRPWRMNAKGEVIETGKETIGDRSFESHDSDPDIIVPALKYARENRGRAKDGGFPSGHTNAAYLAAIAYAYAVPERFSELLTAASELGESRIVAGMHSPLDVIGGRITATAMAAAMLQDPKNAEVKKAAHEALQAYFAKRLPQGQSLIDFAHGAKPDVDQFADAAKNGADYRRRMTYSFSRDKAAGDAAMVVPKGAEVLLETRLPYLDAAERRAVLFSTGIEAGYPLLDDSNGWGRINLVAAAGGYGAFDGDVEVTMDAAAGGFNAADSWTNDIAGAGRLVKSGSGALTLSGHNSYGGGTIVRDGALVASSADALGTGGVLVSGGTLSLAGEQDAVIGGDYAQSGGTLAVDPQKAALRIKGNAVLDGAALKLVFDGGAPAAGTRFDVISANGLTGTFATIDAGNVKVRPVYTGSALSVVVE, encoded by the coding sequence ATGGCCAAACTGAAGATGTCGTCTTTTCCGTCCGCACGCCCGACCCTGCTTGCCTCCGTCGCATTGCTGGTTCTTGTCCCGAGCGCGCAAGCATTCGATCGCACCGGACCGGCAGGTCAGGGCTACGCCATCACGGTGCCGGAACCTGCCGCGACCTATCCGCTGCCGCTTGCCGACAATTATCGCAACCAGACCGGCAAGAATGAGAAGGGCGAGGACGTCCGCGCCTATGACGACCGGGATAATCCGATCATCGAAATCCTCTCGGGTTTCAACCGTATCTGGACGCTCGGCGATGAGAAATGGGCGGATGGCGGCGCCAATGGCGACGGCCCCTCGGATTTCAGCCATGTGAAGATCGTCGATCCCGCCGTCTGGCAGGAAAACATGCGTTACGTGCTGTCCGTGACCGGTGAAAACCGCACGCGCGCTGCCGCTTTCGAAGCCTATATGAATGATCGCCGCTCACAGGGTTACAGCGTCATCGACGGCATGGGCCCGCTTGCCGACTGGTATCGCGAAGGCGCGGGCGCGACGACGACGATCAATCATACGCTTTCGGATTTCGATCCGAACGAGGTCATCACCCGCAAGGAGGACGACAAGGGCACCGAGGCGGGTGCGGCCGATAGCGAGCTGAAGGATTTCGTCGCCTTCATGAAGGTGATCCGTGGCCCGGAAGGCACGACATCGCCGGCGAAATATTTCTATTCCACACCGCGGCCCTGGCGCATGAACGCCAAGGGCGAGGTGATCGAGACCGGCAAGGAAACGATTGGCGACCGCAGCTTCGAAAGTCACGACAGCGACCCTGATATCATCGTGCCGGCGCTGAAATATGCCCGTGAAAATCGCGGCCGCGCCAAGGATGGCGGTTTTCCGAGCGGGCACACCAATGCCGCCTATCTTGCCGCCATCGCCTATGCCTATGCCGTGCCGGAGCGTTTTTCCGAACTGCTGACGGCGGCCTCCGAACTCGGTGAAAGCCGCATCGTCGCCGGCATGCATTCGCCGCTCGACGTGATCGGCGGCCGCATCACCGCGACCGCCATGGCTGCCGCCATGTTGCAGGACCCGAAAAATGCGGAGGTGAAGAAGGCCGCGCATGAGGCCTTGCAGGCCTATTTCGCCAAACGTCTGCCGCAGGGCCAGTCGCTCATCGATTTCGCCCATGGCGCGAAGCCGGATGTCGACCAATTTGCCGATGCGGCGAAGAACGGTGCGGATTATCGCAGGCGCATGACCTATTCCTTCAGCCGCGACAAGGCCGCGGGCGATGCGGCGATGGTGGTGCCGAAGGGGGCGGAGGTCCTGCTGGAAACGCGCCTGCCTTATCTCGATGCCGCAGAGCGGCGCGCCGTGCTGTTTTCCACCGGCATCGAGGCCGGTTATCCGCTGCTGGATGACAGCAACGGCTGGGGCCGTATCAATCTGGTGGCCGCCGCCGGTGGCTACGGCGCGTTTGACGGCGATGTCGAGGTGACCATGGATGCCGCAGCCGGCGGCTTTAATGCAGCAGACAGCTGGACGAACGATATTGCCGGGGCGGGACGCCTCGTCAAATCCGGTAGCGGCGCGCTGACGCTCAGCGGCCACAACAGCTATGGCGGCGGCACGATTGTCAGGGACGGAGCGCTGGTGGCATCGTCTGCCGATGCGCTGGGAACCGGCGGCGTGCTGGTCAGCGGCGGCACGCTCTCGCTTGCGGGAGAACAGGATGCCGTCATCGGCGGTGATTATGCGCAGTCGGGCGGCACGCTGGCGGTCGATCCGCAGAAGGCTGCGTTGCGGATCAAGGGCAATGCGGTGCTGGACGGCGCGGCGCTGAAGCTCGTTTTTGACGGCGGCGCACCCGCAGCCGGCACGCGGTTCGACGTGATCTCCGCCAACGGCCTGACCGGGACATTCGCCACGATAGATGCGGGCAATGTGAAGGTGCGGCCGGTCTATACCGGCTCGGCACTGTCGGTGGTGGTCGAATAG
- a CDS encoding ABC transporter substrate-binding protein: MMKLFSGVSALVIASVAGLAAAQAETRTITFLFTDDDQGYVQRMADLSKEFETANPGVKINFVSSGYDAVSKQLPVQLAVGEGPDIAKITDWQLAPYYLDMRPYMKDAEAFAKLHGSSLNQLRLPNVNDPQSINGYMASQTLNLPFVNKTLFEQAGEPLPGPTAKFSEIVEVSARVAKATGVQIPFTMDRSGHRFSGGAFAYGSSYVKDGKFSFPDDAAKKYIADIYSWTQNGSFPKEMWGAAGGSQYKNMGDEFVNGNVVTYLAGNWMVNPFQNKIGDSFEWTAINAPCGDAGCYAMPGGTAIVGFKRTKYPEDVAHFVEFLGSEKVQREIAENYVILTGAEIVDPQYKLKSEDAKAAMKVFLDNKKNVPQAARDFERAKGGSAMYQQIVQRMSQLIVGELTLDQTYKVLEDDVAKINEAVAVKK, from the coding sequence ATGATGAAATTGTTTTCGGGCGTCAGCGCCCTGGTAATTGCCTCCGTCGCCGGTCTTGCGGCCGCGCAGGCCGAAACCCGCACGATCACTTTCCTTTTTACGGATGACGACCAGGGTTACGTGCAGCGCATGGCCGATCTCAGCAAAGAGTTTGAAACGGCCAATCCGGGCGTGAAGATCAACTTCGTGTCCTCGGGGTATGACGCCGTTTCCAAGCAGCTGCCGGTGCAGCTGGCGGTCGGCGAAGGTCCTGACATTGCCAAGATCACCGACTGGCAGCTTGCGCCCTATTATCTCGACATGCGGCCTTACATGAAAGATGCGGAAGCCTTCGCGAAACTGCATGGTTCGAGCCTCAACCAGCTTCGTCTGCCCAACGTCAACGACCCGCAGTCGATCAACGGTTACATGGCGTCGCAGACGCTGAACCTGCCCTTCGTCAACAAGACCCTGTTCGAGCAGGCGGGTGAGCCCTTGCCCGGCCCGACCGCGAAATTCAGCGAGATCGTCGAGGTTTCCGCCCGTGTCGCCAAGGCGACCGGCGTGCAGATCCCCTTTACCATGGACCGTTCCGGCCACCGCTTTTCCGGCGGCGCCTTTGCTTACGGTTCGAGCTATGTGAAGGACGGCAAGTTCAGCTTCCCGGACGATGCGGCGAAGAAATACATCGCCGATATCTATTCATGGACGCAGAATGGCAGCTTCCCCAAGGAAATGTGGGGTGCGGCCGGCGGTTCGCAGTACAAGAACATGGGTGACGAGTTCGTCAACGGCAATGTCGTGACCTATCTGGCCGGCAACTGGATGGTCAATCCGTTCCAGAACAAGATCGGCGACAGTTTCGAATGGACGGCGATCAATGCGCCCTGCGGCGATGCCGGATGCTACGCCATGCCCGGCGGCACCGCGATTGTCGGCTTCAAGCGCACCAAATACCCGGAAGATGTCGCTCATTTCGTCGAATTCCTCGGCTCCGAGAAGGTGCAGCGGGAAATCGCTGAAAATTACGTCATCCTGACGGGTGCCGAGATCGTCGATCCGCAATACAAGCTGAAAAGCGAAGACGCCAAGGCGGCGATGAAGGTCTTCCTCGACAACAAGAAGAACGTGCCGCAGGCGGCCCGCGATTTCGAACGCGCCAAGGGCGGCAGCGCCATGTATCAGCAGATCGTGCAGCGCATGAGCCAGCTGATCGTCGGCGAGTTGACGCTCGACCAGACCTACAAGGTTCTGGAAGATGACGTCGCCAAGATCAACGAGGCTGTCGCGGTCAAGAAATAA
- a CDS encoding glycoside hydrolase family 88 protein, with amino-acid sequence MNQPSMEKDTLRTTIDNVAAAFSRLKGIQEGLVSGSSDGKIQFDEWDWEVGVGLYGFLRRALAANDRKALDDLVTWYGWQIERGLPPRQINSSAPMLPLVILTEHVDRPDFRALVEDWADWLVHQLPKTEDGGFQHVVKERLNEGELWDDTLFMACLFIARAGVVCKRQDWIDEAVYQFMIHTRYLSDPVTGLWYHGWTFNGRHNFAHAFWARGNSWITVAIPELFELVPTLGEKDKRFLANVLASQVRSLRQYQREDGMFHTLLDDPTSPVETSATAGIAYGILRGIEAGILGEENRPHADRALKAVLGNIDDEGVVHGVSDGTPMGHDLEFYRRIPNLPTPYGQALTMLLLIDVFLKRPQVS; translated from the coding sequence ATGAACCAGCCAAGCATGGAAAAAGACACTCTCAGGACGACGATCGACAATGTCGCCGCCGCCTTCAGCCGCCTCAAGGGCATTCAGGAAGGTCTGGTCAGCGGCAGCTCCGATGGCAAGATCCAGTTCGATGAGTGGGACTGGGAAGTGGGTGTGGGCCTTTACGGCTTCCTGCGCCGGGCTCTCGCCGCCAACGACCGAAAGGCATTGGACGACCTCGTGACATGGTATGGCTGGCAGATCGAGCGCGGCCTGCCGCCGCGCCAGATCAACAGCTCCGCGCCGATGCTGCCGCTTGTCATCCTCACCGAACATGTCGACCGGCCGGATTTCCGGGCGCTGGTGGAAGACTGGGCCGACTGGCTGGTGCATCAATTGCCGAAAACCGAAGATGGCGGCTTCCAGCATGTCGTCAAGGAGCGGCTGAACGAGGGTGAACTCTGGGACGACACGCTGTTCATGGCATGTCTGTTCATCGCCCGCGCCGGCGTCGTCTGCAAACGCCAGGACTGGATCGACGAGGCGGTCTACCAGTTCATGATCCATACGCGTTATCTGTCGGACCCCGTCACCGGGCTCTGGTATCACGGCTGGACCTTCAACGGGCGTCACAATTTCGCTCATGCCTTCTGGGCGCGCGGCAATTCCTGGATCACGGTTGCCATTCCCGAACTTTTCGAACTGGTGCCGACGCTCGGCGAAAAGGACAAACGTTTCCTCGCCAATGTGCTGGCAAGCCAGGTGCGGTCGCTCAGGCAATATCAGCGCGAGGACGGCATGTTCCACACGCTTCTCGACGACCCGACCTCGCCGGTCGAGACATCGGCAACGGCGGGTATAGCCTATGGCATCCTGCGCGGCATCGAGGCCGGCATTCTCGGCGAGGAGAACCGCCCACATGCCGACCGCGCGCTGAAGGCAGTGCTTGGCAATATTGACGACGAAGGTGTCGTTCACGGCGTCTCCGACGGCACGCCCATGGGCCATGATCTCGAATTTTACCGCCGCATTCCCAATCTGCCGACGCCCTACGGGCAGGCGCTGACGATGCTGCTTTTGATCGACGTATTTCTGAAGAGGCCGCAGGTATCATGA
- a CDS encoding glycoside hydrolase family 28 protein: protein MSVQPDITITAGGHDATADIQRAIDTVSAAGGGRVSLLAGRHVSGGLQLKSGVELHLAEDAVLAPISDYEAYAHTTVSVIAEESNRGMIIARGASNIAVTGPGRIEAGGEHFITGDDEAMGTYIPAARRPRVMVLEACRNVRLENLFVSGSPMWTLHMVDCDDLNFRNLRIENDRRLPNTDGIVLDACRRALIEDCFISTADDGICLKTSAGPDGEAVGVCDDITVRRCTVSSVSCALKLGTESFGDFTNVVFEDCKIVESNRGIGLFSRDGGAMRNIRFSRIEAECHETPGGFWGSGEAVTVTVVDRRPERQAGSVDNLVVEDLSGSMEGAINLVATSKAGIHNVRLERITLAQRPGKLGTGLQYDLRPTNADIAPSPDAAGRANAWTRDAEGRIVGLQDYPGGMPAVYLAGVEGFAAHDVAIKRTMPLPEGWNSQEIVATTNLSEGSR from the coding sequence ATGAGTGTTCAGCCTGACATCACCATCACGGCCGGCGGCCATGACGCCACGGCTGACATCCAGCGGGCGATCGATACGGTTTCGGCAGCGGGCGGCGGTCGCGTGTCGCTTCTGGCCGGTCGCCATGTCAGCGGCGGCCTCCAGCTCAAGAGCGGCGTGGAACTGCACCTTGCCGAAGATGCGGTGCTTGCCCCCATTTCAGACTATGAGGCCTATGCCCATACAACGGTTTCGGTGATCGCCGAGGAATCCAATCGCGGCATGATCATTGCCCGGGGCGCAAGCAACATCGCCGTCACCGGTCCCGGCCGCATCGAGGCCGGCGGCGAGCACTTCATCACCGGCGATGACGAGGCGATGGGAACCTATATCCCGGCGGCACGGCGTCCACGCGTGATGGTGCTGGAAGCCTGCCGCAACGTGCGCCTTGAAAACCTTTTCGTCAGTGGCTCGCCCATGTGGACGCTGCATATGGTCGATTGCGACGATCTCAATTTCCGCAATCTCCGCATCGAAAACGACCGCCGCCTGCCCAATACGGATGGCATCGTGCTGGATGCCTGCCGGCGCGCGCTGATCGAGGATTGCTTTATCTCGACTGCCGATGACGGCATCTGCCTGAAGACCAGCGCCGGGCCGGACGGCGAGGCGGTCGGCGTCTGCGATGATATCACGGTTCGCCGCTGCACCGTCTCCAGCGTCAGCTGCGCCCTGAAGCTTGGCACGGAATCCTTCGGCGATTTCACCAATGTGGTGTTCGAGGATTGCAAAATCGTCGAGTCCAATCGCGGCATCGGCCTTTTCTCCCGGGATGGCGGCGCCATGCGCAATATCCGCTTTTCACGGATCGAGGCCGAGTGCCACGAAACGCCGGGCGGCTTCTGGGGCTCCGGCGAGGCCGTGACCGTCACCGTCGTCGACCGCCGCCCCGAGCGTCAGGCCGGCAGCGTCGACAATCTGGTCGTGGAAGATCTGAGTGGCTCGATGGAAGGCGCAATCAATCTCGTCGCCACGTCGAAAGCCGGTATCCACAATGTCAGGCTGGAGCGCATCACGCTGGCGCAGCGGCCCGGCAAGCTCGGCACCGGCCTGCAATATGATCTGCGCCCCACCAATGCCGATATTGCCCCAAGCCCCGATGCCGCCGGCCGCGCCAATGCCTGGACGCGGGATGCCGAAGGCAGGATCGTCGGTCTTCAGGATTACCCCGGCGGAATGCCGGCGGTCTATCTTGCCGGCGTGGAAGGATTTGCGGCACACGATGTCGCCATTAAAAGAACGATGCCCTTGCCCGAGGGCTGGAACAGCCAAGAGATCGTCGCGACGACGAACTTGTCCGAAGGGAGCAGGTAA
- a CDS encoding ABC transporter ATP-binding protein, which produces MGSLKLENLNKAFGAVHVLHDIDLDIEDGEFVVFVGPSGCGKSTLLRIIAGLEDVTSGTIGIGGRDVSALSPAERKIAMVFQSYALYPHMSVRKNLAFGLENLRFKRAEIESRINEAARMLAIEPYLDRKPKQLSGGQRQRVAIGRAIVREPDIFLFDEPLSNLDAALRVQTRAEITRLHRDIKTTMIYVTHDQVEAMTMADKIVVLRAGCIEQVGSPLQLFDNPRNLFVAGFLGSPRMNMLKGTITKGSDGSIAIDAGYGVSLPCLVDPATVSPGQAVLAGIRPSHFTITDNAGLPFEVQYHESLGTETYLYGNLQGEKEQIIVHQAGHFAPASGSVLKIMPAREKVHVFDPVTELALPRLGSEGRG; this is translated from the coding sequence ATGGGAAGTCTGAAACTGGAAAACCTCAACAAGGCCTTCGGCGCCGTTCATGTGCTGCATGACATCGACCTCGATATTGAGGACGGCGAGTTCGTCGTTTTCGTCGGCCCCTCGGGCTGCGGAAAGTCGACGCTGCTGCGCATCATCGCCGGCCTTGAGGATGTCACGTCAGGCACCATCGGCATTGGCGGGCGCGATGTCAGCGCGCTGTCTCCGGCCGAGCGCAAGATCGCCATGGTGTTCCAGTCCTACGCGCTTTATCCACATATGAGCGTGCGCAAGAACCTTGCCTTCGGTCTGGAAAACCTGCGTTTCAAGCGGGCGGAAATCGAAAGCCGCATCAACGAGGCGGCGCGTATGCTCGCCATCGAGCCCTATCTCGACCGCAAGCCGAAGCAGCTTTCCGGCGGCCAGCGCCAGCGCGTCGCCATCGGCCGCGCCATCGTGCGCGAGCCTGACATCTTCCTGTTCGATGAGCCGCTGTCGAACCTCGATGCGGCGCTGCGCGTGCAGACGCGCGCCGAAATCACCCGCCTGCATCGCGATATCAAGACGACGATGATCTATGTCACCCACGATCAGGTGGAAGCCATGACCATGGCCGACAAGATCGTGGTGCTGCGTGCCGGATGCATCGAGCAGGTGGGCAGCCCGCTTCAGCTTTTCGACAATCCGCGCAATCTCTTTGTCGCCGGCTTCCTCGGCTCGCCGCGCATGAACATGCTGAAGGGCACCATCACCAAGGGCAGCGACGGCAGCATCGCCATCGACGCCGGTTATGGCGTCTCCCTGCCCTGCCTTGTCGACCCGGCAACCGTCAGCCCCGGACAGGCGGTTCTGGCGGGCATCCGCCCTTCGCATTTCACCATCACCGACAATGCCGGCCTGCCCTTCGAGGTGCAGTATCACGAAAGCCTCGGCACCGAGACCTATCTCTACGGCAACCTCCAGGGCGAGAAAGAGCAGATCATCGTGCATCAGGCCGGTCATTTCGCCCCCGCTTCCGGCTCTGTGCTGAAGATCATGCCGGCGCGGGAAAAGGTGCATGTCTTCGATCCCGTAACGGAACTGGCGCTGCCGCGCCTCGGCAGCGAAGGGAGAGGTTAG
- a CDS encoding carbohydrate ABC transporter permease, whose translation MANPTLARLSDRALDAVMAIAEVPLNFIERLIGKRRMPYIFLMPNLVLFGIFTFLPIAIAVGYAFTGGTELLITDRPFVGLENFGKLLDCQSYMDPGSCRESLFWTAIWNTLWFVGFNVVATLLVALITALILNRAIAARGFFRAMFFYPVLLSPVVIGLIWKWFLDRNGLLNAFFQMLGVPPEIFLLDVGWSRFFVVVVSVWFHMGFYTLILLAGLQAIPKDLYEAAAIDAASPRRTLFRITLPLLGPNLLVVLILLMIRSVQIFDEAWVLTNGGGPGTANTFVVQYIYQMAFGSDLRLFGLASAASVLMGLVLLALTLVQLRLGKKMES comes from the coding sequence ATGGCCAATCCGACGCTTGCGAGACTGTCCGACCGTGCGCTCGATGCCGTGATGGCAATTGCCGAAGTGCCGCTCAACTTCATCGAGCGGCTGATCGGCAAAAGGCGCATGCCCTATATTTTCCTGATGCCGAACCTCGTTCTCTTCGGCATCTTCACCTTCCTGCCGATTGCCATTGCCGTCGGTTACGCCTTTACCGGCGGCACCGAACTTCTCATCACCGACCGCCCCTTCGTCGGGCTGGAAAACTTCGGCAAGCTGCTGGATTGCCAGAGTTACATGGACCCCGGAAGCTGCCGGGAATCGCTGTTCTGGACGGCAATCTGGAACACGCTGTGGTTCGTCGGCTTCAATGTCGTCGCCACGCTGCTGGTTGCGCTCATCACCGCCCTCATCCTCAACCGGGCGATAGCCGCACGCGGCTTCTTCCGCGCCATGTTCTTTTATCCCGTCCTGCTGTCGCCCGTCGTCATCGGCCTCATCTGGAAATGGTTCCTCGACCGCAACGGCCTGCTCAACGCCTTTTTCCAGATGCTCGGCGTGCCGCCGGAAATCTTCCTGCTGGATGTCGGCTGGTCGCGTTTCTTCGTCGTGGTGGTCTCGGTCTGGTTCCATATGGGCTTTTATACGCTGATCCTGCTGGCCGGCCTTCAGGCCATCCCGAAGGACCTTTATGAAGCCGCCGCCATCGACGCCGCCTCACCCCGGCGCACGCTTTTCCGCATCACCCTGCCGCTTCTCGGCCCCAACCTGCTCGTCGTGCTCATCCTTCTGATGATCAGATCGGTGCAAATCTTTGATGAGGCTTGGGTTCTTACCAACGGCGGCGGACCGGGCACAGCCAATACATTCGTCGTGCAATATATCTACCAGATGGCCTTCGGCAGCGATCTGAGGCTGTTCGGCCTGGCTTCCGCCGCATCGGTTCTGATGGGCCTTGTGCTTCTCGCACTCACCCTCGTGCAGCTGCGCCTCGGCAAAAAGATGGAGTCCTGA